A single genomic interval of Alcaligenes sp. SDU_A2 harbors:
- a CDS encoding ABC transporter permease, which translates to MPQFVFLWTDTFVLALFLAMAVYAFRVSRRPGLRSAWASVARTPSAICAAVFLAFFLLVGLLDSIHYRPLLPPAPGQSSAAPSYAPVARSVLDDVLVGAGLSDVEKTYSAPLARFQLTKESMLVGGEPVRDFPRLINAGVGMDTVQAHYRDLRQLAWRGLAWGLGWAVCLVLLLTVWGRSQALEPGWRAAWTYWWQGQGLVPWRAVWISASLLGLVLCVAISLSANYHVLGTDRTGNDILWQAFKSVRTALVIGTLTTFAMLPPAIILGLAAGYFRGWVDDVIQYIYTTLTSIPGVLLIAACVLMMQVYIDTHPDSFDTVAARADLRLFLLCLILGLTGWAGLCRLLRAEVLKLRELDYVQAAQAFGVRPLRIMFRHLLPNVMHIVLITLILEFSGLVLYEAVLSYLGIGVDPSMPSFGRMIDAARSELSRDPVIWWGLAGAFAFMLALVLSANIFADAVQAAFDPRTRRFQPLRQRRAEQESKA; encoded by the coding sequence ATGCCACAGTTCGTCTTTCTCTGGACCGATACCTTTGTGCTGGCGCTGTTTCTGGCCATGGCCGTCTACGCGTTTCGGGTCAGCCGCCGCCCCGGTCTGCGATCGGCCTGGGCCAGTGTCGCGCGTACGCCTTCGGCCATATGCGCGGCGGTGTTTCTGGCATTTTTTCTTTTGGTGGGGCTGCTCGATTCCATTCACTACCGTCCGCTGTTGCCGCCTGCGCCGGGGCAGTCATCTGCTGCGCCCTCGTACGCACCGGTGGCCCGTTCCGTGCTGGACGATGTGCTGGTCGGTGCCGGGCTGTCGGATGTGGAAAAAACCTATTCCGCGCCTTTGGCCCGTTTTCAATTGACCAAAGAAAGCATGTTGGTGGGTGGGGAGCCGGTGCGGGATTTTCCGCGGCTGATCAATGCTGGCGTAGGGATGGATACGGTTCAGGCTCATTATCGAGACCTTCGTCAATTAGCCTGGCGCGGACTGGCTTGGGGACTGGGCTGGGCAGTGTGCTTGGTTCTGCTTCTGACAGTCTGGGGGCGCAGTCAGGCGCTGGAGCCGGGTTGGCGCGCGGCGTGGACGTATTGGTGGCAGGGTCAGGGGCTGGTGCCGTGGCGCGCCGTCTGGATCAGCGCCAGCCTGCTGGGGCTGGTGCTGTGCGTGGCCATCAGCCTGAGCGCCAACTATCATGTGCTGGGCACAGATCGCACCGGCAACGATATTCTGTGGCAGGCTTTCAAGAGCGTGCGCACCGCGCTGGTCATCGGCACGTTGACCACCTTCGCCATGCTGCCGCCGGCGATCATCCTGGGGCTGGCGGCAGGGTACTTTCGTGGTTGGGTGGACGATGTCATTCAGTACATCTACACCACCCTGACGTCGATTCCCGGCGTGTTGCTGATCGCGGCCTGCGTCTTGATGATGCAGGTGTATATCGATACGCATCCCGACAGTTTCGATACGGTGGCGGCGCGGGCCGACTTGCGCCTGTTCCTGTTGTGTCTGATTCTGGGGCTGACCGGTTGGGCGGGGCTGTGCCGGCTGCTGCGCGCCGAGGTCCTGAAGCTGCGCGAACTCGATTATGTGCAGGCCGCTCAGGCCTTTGGCGTGCGGCCCTTGCGCATCATGTTCCGTCACCTTTTGCCCAATGTCATGCATATCGTGCTGATTACCTTGATCCTGGAGTTTTCCGGGCTGGTGCTGTATGAGGCCGTGCTGTCGTATCTGGGCATAGGCGTGGACCCCAGCATGCCTTCATTTGGTCGCATGATTGATGCGGCGCGCAGCGAGTTGTCGCGCGATCCTGTTATCTGGTGGGGCTTGGCCGGCGCATTTGCTTTCATGTTGGCACTGGTGCTGTCGGCCAATATTTTTGCCGATGCGGTGCAGGCCGCCTTTGATCCCCGCACGCGTCGTTTCCAGCCCTTGCGCCAGCGCAGGGCGGAGCAAGAGAGCAAAGCATGA